The region tatttaattatatattttcttatatttaattgttattgttgATGATGTTTTCCTGATAAAACTAATGATTTCATCAGCTaatgatttgattttaatatacatattaaaatcaaattaaaattatataaaatatatatttatttaattatgtttttatcagTACCATgtccatttaaaatacatacaatttaaGACTcgcatgaaaaaaaatatgaatttactaAGAACAAGGTGCCgcatatattgtatatatatacatattagttGATAAGAATATCAGCTTTTGTGTATTCAAGCGGTATGGTTAACTTTAGTGGTAACTagtgtttctttttttgtactttaatattaatcttattaataaattactataaataataccaGGGACACGTTAATCACGATCGTTACCAAGTAACTGACAGTCGaacataacttaatattttaaagtgagGATTGCCAAtcgtctttttaaaataacaaacttaGATGGTTCTAGACATTTCTAGATTTGGTTGTCCAAAgaaactaacattttatataatgtagatAATAATTGGTATATCTTcagctattatttttatcaatagaacctttaaaaaaaaaattgaaacacTTGATTCAGCTGTTCCactaatattgaaaatatatttaatgtataagcAATAACAAACACGGTTGTTTAACTGACACCCACCATCTTCATATGTAAGGCAGTAAAAAGCAAACGTATTGATTTTTTCCTACAAGTTTTTATCGAaccaaagttttttttaaataaaattccaacTCAATACTTTAActttcggttttttttttaatcctgcCCCACGCTTgagaacaaattatttatttagtatgctaacattgtatacattatatcttatacaaaaactatatttatatatatatatataattatgtatgaggagtgatatatgatatatatgaaaaaaattaaatttaaaataagggaACTTAATATGAAACAATTCATCGTAAAAATAGTGCGATAAAACCAGTAATAGTCTCAAAGAATAGTTaggtattaaaatgtttatgtaaatttattagttaGAGAATTGTTTCACTTGTTCCATATTATATGAACTAAATGGATATCTaggtaaaatttgttttatgttataattaactacagatgtatgaaatgaattaatacGTTTCCGTCTTATTGAGATACGagatatgaaaacaaaaggCAGACAGACGCTAGCTACACTTAAAAGATATGTTGTCTTACAGTCATTGATATTCCAATacgtttgtaaaataaacagataTTGTTAAGATCCTTTTGGATTTGGATGTcagaatattgaaaaaaaaataatcatttcaacagtaattttgttttcatttcagaaaataattgcaataatCCAAATGGAAAAATTGGTACGTGTATACCGATCAAGAATTGCCAACCGTTGATAGATCTAGTCACAAAACAGGGTAGAACCGAAGCGGAGACACAGTATTTGATAAATTCAAGGTGCGGATCCCTCGATACTATAAAGGTGAGACAAAACTCATATCtcttaatcaaaattaagatGTAATACAACGTAGTggcaaaatgaaattaatgacTCGTAAATTCATAACAATTCAGAGGTTGCatcaaaatctaaataaatgtatgaataatttaaatgttattatcgTGGAATTTGACATCTTGAACGTCCATTATAGCCTCGCGCATAACCAAGTATCCATCGTATTCTGTTTCAAATTTTCACATATATGAATTTCGTCTTTCAGGTGTGTTGTGTGACGGAGTCGAGGGAATTGGAAGATCCGAGATGCTTCAACCCTGACGGCAACCAGGGCATCTGCACTGAAGTCACGACCTGCCCGTCCATCACAAAACTCCTTATAACACCGATATCAGCAAGTAATCTAGAGTTTATTAGAAACTCAAGGTCagactaatattatttataaaactgctcttaattatattagctATAGTGGCTACTCTTatgtttttaatcttaaaattcaTCCCCATCCCATAACCTGACGACCTGATGACCttacacatatttatttcaattttaagcAAAACGATcgttcatatataatttaaatatatatatatgtatatatgatttatCAATCATTGGTGTCTTTTGATatgttaactattttatatcctATAAACATTTGTACACAATAAATCACTTATTGATTAATACAACAAACATATactaattatgtatgtaagaCAATTACGAATATTACaactcttttaaatattctgtttttagttgaaatgaatatttaataatagccTTAATCGgacttcaaataaatattatgcttTAATACCGGGAAAAtcccttatttatatttcagatgCCTAGGACCAGCAAAATATAGTGTATGTTGCGGGCCTGACCACGTGAAGAAAGCTGTAATGAAGAACTGCCAGCCGTCAGCAGCGCCTCCAGATACGCGAAGTGATTGCTGCGGTCTAGACGCTTTCTCGGGAAATAGGATCTACGGTAAGTTTTCttcaaatcttaatttttttacttcgtTTTGCGAATACTCAAGGCTCAGTGATCATTATCGTATGATCCCTTCATTAGACGACTTGACAAAAAGTTTAcgaatacataatttttccgAAAATAGAAACTAGCAAGAACCACTACAACTTTGTTCCTTAGACAGGTTTTTATATTACGAACCCCGCCTATAAGTGCTTTGTTTCGTCATTGTTTTTTTGAGAAGGAAGGAATATATAGCCGCTGTCCTGAGAATTGTAATAAGTTAAAACATATATCGCGTTTTACGATACAATATCCTCAACCAAAGCTCATAGAATACTAATGAACCTACAgcataaatgtattaaatatataatacgcgtgtctaaatattacatactttAAATTTCTTGACGAGAGAGTCCGGTTTCAACAccataacacaaaaaaaaatgtaatacaacTTACGTAATTACAAAATGGATTATCATAACATGAACAAAATATGGATTAATCAcgattataacttataataacaatttactaCAGGTGGGAACGACACCGCAATAGATCAGTATCCATGGATAACTCTGATAGAGTACAGGGATAAACACAATAGAATAAAACTACTCTGTGGAGGTGCTCTTATAAGTTCCAAGTACGTGTTGACGGCTGGGCATTGCGTCACCGGACCTGTTCTGAACATCGGACAACCGTGAGTATCCGAACAGAGCTCCAAAACGCTTATAATCCCCACTATCAACATAAATTCATTTACAGAGAAAATGTAAGACTCGGTGAATACAACACAACGAATGACGGTCCGGATTGTGTTGAAATACCAATGGAAGTGAAAGATTGTACAGACGGAGTGGTCGTGATACCGATCGAGAAGATTATACCACACAAGGGTTACAACCCGGAGGCGGTATTAAAGCGGGATGATATTGCTTTGATAAGAATGGCGAGCTATGCACCGTTTACAGGTATAGAAAAACGATTAACGATATACACACGTTACGATAAGCTATTATTCtacactaataaaatttttatattaactatttgaataataatacaaattttattttttctcaattaTGGATTATGCTGAAGTATACCTAAACATATTTtgcacattatttattattaaaataaaactaatattttaaatgactaaccgtgatcacatcacgtctacccgtgatcacggttgctgcaaagtaaccgaaacatcgggagtacgcagtttataaaataataaaaaccgattcatttaaatgataactcgcgaaagtcttagatctcactattttgtattgtttatgaATCATGCTTCTTTATTATTCCAGATTTCATTAGACCGATCTGCCTTCCGACTTCGGATGTTACACTGTCTCAAAAGGATTTGGTTTTCTACGCCGCTGGTTGGGGAGCGGTATCGATCGACGAGAGATTCAGCGCTATTAAACTTCACGTTGATTTACCATTTAGACCGTTAGAGGtgaattactattaatttcaaaaccaAAAGTTATCACTCGATTGATTGTCCTTTTTACTATATACTGTAGCATGTTACCCAACTCTCATACGTATCAgtgatataatgtatatttttacgtatcgataatattaaagtatgggtaagataaaaaaacaacatgttGGCAAAATTGTTATTCCAGGAATGTAAAAAGGCCTACAACGTTTCCAGCAGAAAAATAGAACTATGGAATCGTCAGTTGTGTGCTGGAGGTGTGAAGGGGAAGGACACCTGCAGAGGAGACTCCGGTGGGCCTCTGATGTATGACAACGGCAGGTCTTACTCCGTCATAGGAGTCGTCAGTTTTGGCCCCTCGCCGTGCGGCTTAGAGAACGTGCCGGGAGTTTATACCAAGGTCTACGAATATCTGCCGTGGATAAGGACCAACATTAAACCGTGACcacaaaagtaaaatattagattaaaaacgagaccaaaatttataattaataagattgTTGGGACATTTGTGCGACAACAATATATAGAGGAAAAGCCAAGATCGGTGACGTCTGATGTtttgaagaaataaatgtgatattaaacttaataaatttaatcaattcgTTATATGTCCGAGCTGTCGGTTTTGTGGAATAGTCAATGTCGTTGAtaagtgataaaaaatactataaccAAAATGGCACCCTGGGATACACATTATAAGAAGAATGTAAAGAAACTGCTTGTATAtatggaattataaaaaaaaatcaacaaaagCTTACA is a window of Danaus plexippus chromosome 22 unlocalized genomic scaffold, MEX_DaPlex mxdp_27, whole genome shotgun sequence DNA encoding:
- the LOC116773465 gene encoding phenoloxidase-activating enzyme-like, which produces MLILYVLCILVSQYGQVHGQNNCNNPNGKIGTCIPIKNCQPLIDLVTKQGRTEAETQYLINSRCGSLDTIKVCCVTESRELEDPRCFNPDGNQGICTEVTTCPSITKLLITPISASNLEFIRNSRCLGPAKYSVCCGPDHVKKAVMKNCQPSAAPPDTRSDCCGLDAFSGNRIYGGNDTAIDQYPWITLIEYRDKHNRIKLLCGGALISSKYVLTAGHCVTGPVLNIGQPENVRLGEYNTTNDGPDCVEIPMEVKDCTDGVVVIPIEKIIPHKGYNPEAVLKRDDIALIRMASYAPFTDFIRPICLPTSDVTLSQKDLVFYAAGWGAVSIDERFSAIKLHVDLPFRPLEECKKAYNVSSRKIELWNRQLCAGGVKGKDTCRGDSGGPLMYDNGRSYSVIGVVSFGPSPCGLENVPGVYTKVYEYLPWIRTNIKP